Proteins found in one Flavobacteriales bacterium genomic segment:
- a CDS encoding citrate (Si)-synthase, eukaryotic, which translates to MNKIKDQFAAKIGPAIQERREILTKYGDEVVGDIKVRQVYGGMRGMLSMICETSKLDPEEGIRFRGYSIPELQEKLPSYPGGNEPLPEGIFYLMLMGELPTEDDVRRLSNQWVRRAVVPPHVFKVIDALPEHTHPMTQFSAAIMALRTESEFSKAYRDGINKKEYWDPTYEDAMNLIARLPRVAAYIYRRTYHNGDHIEPNTSLDWAGNFAHMLGFENEEFRELMRLYMTIHSDHEGGNVSAHATHLVGSALSDVYLSFAAGMNGLAGPLHGLANQEVVRWLLNMKAELGGGQPTKEQIAAYCKKTLADGKVIPGFGHAVLRKTDPRYTAQREFALKHMPDNELFQIVSKVYEVVPPILEATGKVKNPWPNVDAHSGVLLMKYGLVEYDFYTVLFGVSRALGVLTNLIWDRATGSPIERPGSTSTRLMKEMMENR; encoded by the coding sequence ATGAACAAGATTAAAGATCAATTCGCAGCCAAAATAGGACCTGCGATTCAAGAGAGAAGAGAGATTCTCACAAAATATGGTGATGAAGTTGTTGGAGACATCAAAGTTCGTCAAGTTTATGGAGGAATGAGAGGAATGTTGAGCATGATTTGTGAAACATCTAAACTAGATCCAGAAGAAGGAATCCGTTTTAGAGGATACTCAATTCCTGAATTACAAGAAAAATTACCTTCTTACCCAGGAGGAAATGAACCTTTACCAGAAGGTATTTTTTATCTAATGTTGATGGGAGAACTACCAACAGAAGATGATGTAAGACGTTTGTCTAACCAATGGGTACGAAGAGCTGTTGTTCCACCACATGTGTTTAAGGTAATTGATGCTTTACCAGAGCATACACATCCAATGACACAATTCTCGGCAGCCATTATGGCTTTGAGAACAGAGTCTGAGTTTTCTAAGGCTTACCGTGACGGAATTAACAAAAAAGAATATTGGGATCCTACTTATGAAGATGCAATGAACTTAATTGCACGTTTACCAAGAGTAGCAGCCTATATTTATAGAAGAACGTACCACAACGGAGATCATATTGAGCCAAATACAAGTCTTGATTGGGCAGGTAACTTTGCGCACATGCTTGGATTCGAAAATGAAGAATTTCGTGAGCTAATGCGTCTTTATATGACCATTCACTCTGACCACGAAGGAGGAAATGTTTCTGCACATGCTACGCATCTTGTAGGATCAGCACTTTCTGATGTATATCTTTCATTTGCCGCAGGTATGAACGGATTAGCAGGACCACTTCATGGTTTAGCAAATCAAGAAGTTGTACGTTGGTTACTGAATATGAAAGCAGAATTGGGTGGAGGACAGCCAACCAAAGAGCAAATTGCCGCTTACTGTAAGAAAACATTGGCAGACGGAAAAGTAATTCCAGGATTCGGTCATGCAGTTCTTAGAAAAACAGACCCAAGATATACTGCACAAAGAGAGTTTGCATTGAAACACATGCCAGATAATGAACTTTTCCAAATTGTATCTAAAGTTTATGAGGTAGTTCCTCCAATCTTAGAAGCAACAGGGAAAGTGAAAAACCCTTGGCCAAATGTAGATGCTCACTCTGGAGTTCTATTAATGAAATACGGATTGGTAGAATATGATTTCTACACAGTATTATTCGGTGTTTCAAGAGCTCTTGGTGTACTTACCAATCTTATTTGGGATCGTGCAACAGGATCGCCAATCGAAAGACCAGGATCTACATCAACTCGTTTGATGAAAGAAATGATGGAAAATCGTTAA
- the eno gene encoding phosphopyruvate hydratase, with the protein MGIITDIHAREILDSRGNPTVEVDILTDSGAFGRAAVPSGASTGEHEAVELRDGDQNRFLGKGVLQAVANVNDKIADAVLGMDIEDQVGVDQTMLELDGTPNKAVLGANATLAVSMATARAAAMETNQMLYNYIGGVNARVLPVPMMNILNGGSHADNSIDFQEFMIMPTGATSFADSLRMGTEVFHHLKAVLKKGGYATNVGDEGGFAPNLSSNEHAMEVVLQAIEKAGYRPGEDIGFALDVASSEFFKKDENIYHLTHSTGDKLSANDMISLYADWCKKYPILSIEDALDENDWAGWAELTKILGDKVQLVGDDLFVTNSTRLARGIEENIANSILVKVNQIGTLTETMEAVELAHRNNYTSVMSHRSGETEDSTIADLAVALNCGQIKTGSASRSDRMAKYNQLLRIEEALGNTAVFGKKYMKFL; encoded by the coding sequence ATGGGAATTATTACTGACATACACGCAAGAGAAATATTAGATTCAAGAGGTAATCCAACAGTTGAAGTTGATATCCTTACTGATTCAGGTGCTTTTGGACGTGCTGCTGTACCTAGTGGAGCCTCTACAGGAGAACACGAAGCAGTAGAACTTAGAGATGGAGATCAGAATCGTTTTTTAGGAAAAGGGGTTCTTCAAGCTGTTGCCAATGTAAATGACAAAATAGCCGATGCCGTTTTGGGAATGGATATAGAAGATCAAGTTGGTGTGGATCAAACCATGCTAGAATTAGATGGAACACCAAACAAAGCGGTACTTGGAGCTAATGCAACACTAGCAGTTTCTATGGCAACAGCTAGAGCAGCAGCTATGGAAACAAACCAGATGCTTTATAACTACATAGGAGGAGTGAATGCGAGAGTATTGCCTGTTCCAATGATGAATATCCTAAATGGAGGAAGCCATGCAGATAACTCAATCGACTTCCAAGAGTTTATGATTATGCCTACTGGTGCAACAAGCTTTGCGGACAGCCTAAGAATGGGTACTGAAGTATTTCACCATCTAAAAGCAGTACTTAAAAAAGGTGGTTATGCTACAAATGTAGGAGATGAAGGTGGATTTGCTCCAAACTTATCGTCAAACGAACACGCAATGGAAGTAGTTCTTCAAGCGATAGAAAAAGCAGGTTACCGTCCAGGTGAAGACATCGGATTTGCACTGGATGTAGCTTCATCAGAATTTTTCAAGAAGGACGAAAATATCTATCATTTGACGCATTCAACTGGAGATAAATTATCAGCCAATGATATGATTTCTTTATATGCCGACTGGTGTAAAAAATACCCAATCCTTTCAATAGAAGATGCTCTTGATGAAAATGACTGGGCAGGTTGGGCAGAGCTTACGAAAATCCTTGGAGACAAAGTACAATTAGTAGGTGATGATTTATTTGTAACAAACTCTACGAGACTTGCAAGAGGAATAGAAGAGAATATTGCCAATTCTATTTTAGTAAAAGTAAACCAAATAGGAACACTTACAGAAACTATGGAAGCTGTAGAGTTAGCACATAGAAATAACTATACTTCTGTTATGTCTCATAGATCTGGAGAAACTGAAGATTCTACTATTGCAGATTTAGCTGTAGCATTAAATTGTGGACAGATAAAAACAGGTTCTGCCTCACGTTCTGATAGAATGGCTAAGTATAATCAGTTACTTAGAATAGAAGAAGCTTTAGGAAATACTGCAGTTTTTGGTAAAAAATATATGAAATTTTTATAA